The proteins below come from a single Zea mays cultivar B73 chromosome 8, Zm-B73-REFERENCE-NAM-5.0, whole genome shotgun sequence genomic window:
- the LOC103635013 gene encoding tRNase Z TRZ3, mitochondrial, which produces MPQVAAPLRLLLPLSQTLAAPAPLLHHSRRLLSSCPASLSRAAGLRALAYRRRRHTEPRRGTSTLGKAPAKEEMDKEVAFNRKRAEGKDGGKRGSMELKTRRLNPVNTTCYVQILGTGMDTQDTSPSILLFFDKQRFIFNAGEGLQRFCTEHKIKLSKIDHIFLTRVCSETAGGLPGLVLTLAGIGDEGMSVNIWGPSDLDFLAGAMRSFIPNRAMLHTHSFGADRNASSPQSTDSVIVLDDEVVRVSAMFVKPKYNNGTGSSNDSDMKPGDTAIVYACELPEIKGKFDPSKAAALGLRPGPKYRELQLGNSVQSDQFDEMVHPSDVLGPSIPGPTVLLVDCPTQYHMPELFSLHPLSCFYEDSPEQSGKKVNCIIHLGPSPVTRSVDYQNWMKKFGATQHIMAGHEIKNMEIPILKGSARISSHLNFVCPQLFPSSGFWSEQPSNDVMENDKSVSSEACGSVSAQNLLKFHLRPYAQLGLDRTSIPNLFTYKDFVEELVSEIPAIREVPEQVCKFWQNNVNDNNILTPTGNHMGEEQWINKKSDKVDDGTLFQEIVLRKHPRDNQEIPCCVEDATREDMEITFLGTGSSQPSKYRNVSSIYINLFERGGILLDCGEGTLGQLKRRFGVNDADEAVKGLRCIWISHIHADHHTGLARILALRSKLLKGVPHKPLLVIGPRPLERFLNAYSTLEHLDMQFLDCRHTLKSSVEAFLSENDTDPATPQLETTMFAPGTRMENYNRKPASPRDTTALANFKEVLQESGLEILYSVPVLHCPQAFGVVLKAMEKANSTGKVIPGWKVVYSGDTRPCPGLIDASRDATVLIHEATFEDSMKDEAIARNHSTTKEAIEVGTSAGAYRIILTHFSQRYPKIPVIDEVDMEKTCIAFDLMSVNLADLPVVPKVLPHLKVLFKDELVVDEAEEVQEAAVY; this is translated from the exons ATGCCGCAGGTGGCCGCCcctctccgcctcctcctccccctctccCAAACCCTAGCAGCCCCCGCGCCTCTCCTCCACCACTCGCGCCGCCTCCTCTCCTCCTGCCCTGCTTCATTAAGCCGCGCCGCTGGCCTCCGCGCCCTCGCCTACCGCCGCCGCCGGCACACCGAACCTCGCCGCGGGACCAGCACGCTCGGGAAGGCTCCCGCCAAGGAGGAGATGGACAAGGAGGTGGCTTTCAACAGGAAGCGGGCCGAGGGGAAGGACGGAGGGAAGCGCGGCAGCATGGAGCTCAAGACCCGCAGGCTCAACCCCGTCAACACCACATGCTACGTGCAG ATACTTGGTACAGGAATGGACACACAGGACACTTCACCTTCTATTCTACTATTCTTTGACAAACAAAGGTTTATTTTTAATGCGGGCGAG GGTCTTCAACGTTTCTGTACTGAACACAAGATAAAACTATCAAAG ATCGACCATATCTTCTTGACCCGCGTCTGCTCAGAAACTGCAGGGGGGCTCCCAG GCCTGGTGCTAACTCTAGCAGGAATTGGAGATGAGGGCATGTCG GTGAACATATGGGGGCCTTCTGATCTTGACTTTTTAGCTGGGGCAATGAGATCTTTTATCCCAAATAGAGCAATGCTTCACACACATAGCTTTGGTGCTGATCGAAATGCATCTTCACCACAATCTACAGACTCCGTTATTGTTCTTGATGATGAAGTAGTTCGGGTATCTGCAATGTTTGTCAAACCAAAATACAATAATGGAACTGGTAGTTCAAACGATAGTGACATGAAGCCTGGTGATACTGCTATAGTATATGCCTGTGAGTTGCCAGAAATTAAGGGAAAGTTTGACCCATCTAAGGCTGCTGCCCTTGGCCTTAGGCCTGGTCCCAAGTACCGTGAACTTCAACTTGGGAATTCTGTGCAGTCTGATCAATTTGATGAAATG GTTCATCCAAGTGACGTTCTTGGTCCATCAATTCCTGgaccaactgttcttctggtggaTTGCCCCACACAGTATCATATGCCAGAACTTTTTTCACTGCACCCCCTTAGCTGCTTTTATGAAGATTCTCCAGAACAAAGTGGCAAGAAAGTAAATTGCATAATCCACTTAGGTCCATCACCTGTGACTAGATCTGTTGACTACCAGAACTGGATGAAAAAATTTGGTGCAACGCAACATATCATGGCAGGACATGAAAT TAAAAACATGGAAATTCCTATCTTGAAAGGTAGTGCAAGGATATCATCACACCTCAATTTTGTATGCCCTCAGCTTTTCCCATCCTCTGGGTTTTGGTCGGAACAACCTTCAAATGATGTCATGGAAAATGATAAG agTGTTTCATCGGAAGCCTGTGGAAGTGTGTCTGCGCAAAACCTCCTAAAG TTTCATCTGCGTCCTTATGCTCAATTGGGTTTGGATAGAACTTCTATTCCAAACTTGTTCACCTACAAGGATTTTGTAGAAGAGCTTGTATCTGAGATCCCAGCGATTAGAGAAGTTCCTGAACAGGTTTGCAAATTCTGGCAAAATAATGTGAATGATAATAATATACTAACACCAACTGGCAATCATATGGGTGAAGAACAATGGATCAATAAAAAATCAGATAAGGTAGATGATGGCACTCTTTTTCAAGAAATTGTCTTGAGAAAGCATCCAAGGGACAATCAGGAAATCCCTTGTTGTGTGGAGGATGCAACAAGGGAAGATATGGAGATCACTTTTTTGGGCACAGGTTCATCTCAGCCTTCAAAATACCGGAACGTAAGTTCCATATATATTAACTTATTTGAACGAGGAGGTATACTTCTGGATTGCGGCGAAGGAACTTTAGGACAACTGAAAAGGAG ATTTGGTGTAAATGATGCTGATGAAGCTGTAAAAGGTTTGAGGTGTATTTGGATTTCCCATATTCATGCTGATCACCACACTGGGTTGGCCAGAATTCTTGCTCTAAGGTCGAAATTGTTAAAGGGGGTGCCTCATAAACCCTTGCTTGTGATTGGACCAAGACCACTTGAGAGATTCCTAAATGCATATTCTACACTCGAACATCTTGACATGCAGTTCTTAGACTGCAGGCATACTTTGAAGTCTAGTGTTGAGGCCTTTCTCAGTGAAAATGATACTGACCCAGCCACACCTCAACTGGAGACCACCATGTTTGCCCCTGGAACTAGAATGGAGAACTACAACAGGAAGCCTGCAAGTCCAAGGGATACCACAGCTCTTGCTAATTTCAAAGAAGTCCTACAGGAATCAGGTTTAGAGATTTTGTACAGCGTCCCTGTACTACACTGTCCACAAGCATTTGGAGTTGTTTTGAAGGCCATGGAAAAAGCGAACAGCACTGGAAAGGTAATTCCAGGCTGGAAGGTTGTATATTCTGGCGACACACGACCCTGTCCAGGTCTTATAGACGCTTCCAGAGATGCTACAGTGCTAATACATGAG GCAACATTCGAGGACAGTATGAAGGACGAAGCGATTGCGAGGAACCATAGTACAACCAAGGAAGCCATAGAAGTCGGCACATCAGCTGGAGCGTACCGGATAATTCTGACCCACTTCAGCCAGCGATACCCAAAAATCCCAGTTATCGATGAGGTTGATATGGAGAAGACCTGCATCGCCTTTGACCTGATGAGCGTAAACCTCGCGGATCTGCCGGTTGTGCCCAAGGTTCTACCGCACCTGAAGGTCCTGTTCAAGGACGAGCTGGTAGTTGATGAAGCCGAAGAGGTCCAAGAGGCTGCTGTGTACTGA